Proteins from one Xenopus tropicalis strain Nigerian chromosome 1, UCB_Xtro_10.0, whole genome shotgun sequence genomic window:
- the LOC116406900 gene encoding uncharacterized protein LOC116406900 isoform X1: MFHSSTTCPLKYILHAFQSVPQVATRVSHTPSSSMGQISATPLPDEHFFRPTFRLGKTGTGPIPCSAAQLHILTLLEHVKEQQMAIAAAVNNLASRLGTEAPVAEKPKDISIPLTTVPEVEEFEEWLKDSRNSQAKQNMISALGAVGGQNTKRVTWNILSRLYSDAVAKQINWKGVNGKKCFKEMLTRSLLIRAIRKNQSSTNAADSEIDSYAIRWFNLAPDRGGGRKERSRVKEALTEMARGN; the protein is encoded by the exons ATGTTTCACAGCAGCACCACCTGCCCCCTTAAGTACATCTTGCATGCCTTCCAGTCag TGCCTCAAGTTGCAACACGTGTCTCTCACACACCATCAAGCTCTATGGGCCAGATCTCTGCCACGCCTCTGCCAGATGAGCATTTCTTTAGGCCCACATTTAGACTGGGGAAGACAGGCACTGGACCAATTCCATGCTctg CTGCTCAGCTGCACATCCTAACTTTATTGGAACATGTGAAGGAACAGCAAATGGCGATTGCTGCTGCTGTGAACAATCTTGCTTCAAGACTGGGGACAGAGGCTCCTGTGGCTGAAAAGCCTAAAGACATCAGTATCCCCCTGACCACTGTGCCTGAAGTTGAGGAGTTTGAGGAATGGCTTAAAGACTCAAGAAATTCACAAGCTAAACAAAACatg aTATCTGCTCTGGGTGCTGTTGGAGGTCAAAACACCAAAAGAGTGACATGGAACATACTTTCAAGGCTTTACTCAGATGCAGTAGCCAAACAAATAAACTGgaaaggagtcaatgggaagaAGTGCTTTAAGGAAATGCTCACAAGAAGTTTGTTGATCA gggCTATAAGAAAGAACCAGTCTTCGACCAATGCAGCAGACAGTGAGATAGATTCTTATGCCATCCGTTGGTTCAATCTTGCTCCTGACCGTGGCGGTGGCCGGAAAGAGCGTTCAAGAGTCAAAGAGGCGTTAACTGAG atgGCCCGTGGGAATTAA
- the LOC116406900 gene encoding uncharacterized protein LOC116406900 isoform X3, giving the protein MAIAAAVNNLASRLGTEAPVAEKPKDISIPLTTVPEVEEFEEWLKDSRNSQAKQNMISALGAVGGQNTKRVTWNILSRLYSDAVAKQINWKGVNGKKCFKEMLTRSLLIRAIRKNQSSTNAADSEIDSYAIRWFNLAPDRGGGRKERSRVKEALTEMARGN; this is encoded by the exons ATGGCGATTGCTGCTGCTGTGAACAATCTTGCTTCAAGACTGGGGACAGAGGCTCCTGTGGCTGAAAAGCCTAAAGACATCAGTATCCCCCTGACCACTGTGCCTGAAGTTGAGGAGTTTGAGGAATGGCTTAAAGACTCAAGAAATTCACAAGCTAAACAAAACatg aTATCTGCTCTGGGTGCTGTTGGAGGTCAAAACACCAAAAGAGTGACATGGAACATACTTTCAAGGCTTTACTCAGATGCAGTAGCCAAACAAATAAACTGgaaaggagtcaatgggaagaAGTGCTTTAAGGAAATGCTCACAAGAAGTTTGTTGATCA gggCTATAAGAAAGAACCAGTCTTCGACCAATGCAGCAGACAGTGAGATAGATTCTTATGCCATCCGTTGGTTCAATCTTGCTCCTGACCGTGGCGGTGGCCGGAAAGAGCGTTCAAGAGTCAAAGAGGCGTTAACTGAG atgGCCCGTGGGAATTAA
- the LOC116406900 gene encoding uncharacterized protein LOC116406900 isoform X2, protein MGQISATPLPDEHFFRPTFRLGKTGTGPIPCSAAQLHILTLLEHVKEQQMAIAAAVNNLASRLGTEAPVAEKPKDISIPLTTVPEVEEFEEWLKDSRNSQAKQNMISALGAVGGQNTKRVTWNILSRLYSDAVAKQINWKGVNGKKCFKEMLTRSLLIRAIRKNQSSTNAADSEIDSYAIRWFNLAPDRGGGRKERSRVKEALTEMARGN, encoded by the exons ATGGGCCAGATCTCTGCCACGCCTCTGCCAGATGAGCATTTCTTTAGGCCCACATTTAGACTGGGGAAGACAGGCACTGGACCAATTCCATGCTctg CTGCTCAGCTGCACATCCTAACTTTATTGGAACATGTGAAGGAACAGCAAATGGCGATTGCTGCTGCTGTGAACAATCTTGCTTCAAGACTGGGGACAGAGGCTCCTGTGGCTGAAAAGCCTAAAGACATCAGTATCCCCCTGACCACTGTGCCTGAAGTTGAGGAGTTTGAGGAATGGCTTAAAGACTCAAGAAATTCACAAGCTAAACAAAACatg aTATCTGCTCTGGGTGCTGTTGGAGGTCAAAACACCAAAAGAGTGACATGGAACATACTTTCAAGGCTTTACTCAGATGCAGTAGCCAAACAAATAAACTGgaaaggagtcaatgggaagaAGTGCTTTAAGGAAATGCTCACAAGAAGTTTGTTGATCA gggCTATAAGAAAGAACCAGTCTTCGACCAATGCAGCAGACAGTGAGATAGATTCTTATGCCATCCGTTGGTTCAATCTTGCTCCTGACCGTGGCGGTGGCCGGAAAGAGCGTTCAAGAGTCAAAGAGGCGTTAACTGAG atgGCCCGTGGGAATTAA